The following nucleotide sequence is from Mesorhizobium sp. J8.
CGGTCACGGTCGAGGCCGGCGAGCTGGGCGCGCGGGCGGCACTCATCGGCGCGGCCGCCATCGGTCTCGGCCAGTTGCACAACACGCTGTTCGGCGTCGACGCGCCGGATGGCCGGATTTCGCTTCCCACCGCCCAGGCGGCTGCCTTGAAGGAGGTTGTGCTGTGACCAGCGATATCGTCACCAGGCTGCGCGCAGCTCTCGATACCGACCACGCGCTGGCGCTGTTCAGGGGCGCGATTGGCCGCGAAAGCATCACCGGCAACGAGGCGAATTTCGTCGGCTTCCTGGAAGAGAAGATGCGCGAGCTGGGACTGAGCGGCCTGAGCCGCGCGGATTTCCTGCCCGGCAGGCCGAACATCTGGGGCGAGCGCAAGGGTGCCGGCAACGGCAAGCGCCTGCTCTTCATCGGCCATACCGACACCGTTCATGTCGATGGCTGGCGCGAGCATTGGGCCGGGACCGAGCGGGAGGACCCGTTCGGCGCGCCCATCATCGACGGGGCGGTCTGGGGCCGCGGCTCCGGCGATCTGAAGGCCGGTATCACCGCTTCGCTGGCGGCGCTCTCGCTGCTCGACAAGGCCGGCATCCGCCTCAAGGGCGATGTGGCCTTCGCTTTCGTCGGCGACGAGGAGAGCGGCCAGCCCGGCACCGGCGTCTCCGCCGGCATCAAGCATTTCGTCGGCCGCATCGAGGCAGGCGCGGTCGCGGCGCCCGATTTCACCGTCTATGTCGAGCCGACGCGGCTTGCCGTCTATGCCGCGCAGATCGGCTTCTTCATCACCGACATCACGATCACCGGCAAGTCGGCCTATTTCGGCGTGCCCGAGCTTGGCAAGGATGCCTTGCGCGCCGCCCATGCCGCCATGACGGCGCTGTGGAACCATTCGGATGAGGTGGCGGCCCGCGCCGAGCACAAGCTCACCGGGCGCGGCTTCCTGCTGATCACCGGCCTCACCGGCGGCGGCTATATCGCCGTGCCCGAGCGATGCACGCTGTCGCTGATCCGCAAGCTCCTGCCGGGCGAGGACCTCGACAAAGCGGCCGCCGAGATCGAGGCCGCGGTGCGCGGCGCCATCACCGATCCCGAGATCACCGTGGAGTTCGCCTATCCGGCCGGCCGCGACCACCGGCTGGGCGGCACCGCCGCCGAGATCGATGAGAGGCGCGCCGAAGTCGCCCTGCTTTCTCAATCGATGGCGGGCGCCATGGGCGGGCGCGGCGTGATCGAGGGCGCGCCCTTCTGGTCGGAATCGTCTTTTTTCGTCAATCGGTTGGGCATTCCCGCCGTCTATTGCGCGCCGGGCGATATCCGCAACTGCCACACTTTCGAGGAGCACGTCGATGTCGAGGAATACCTCGCCGGCATCGTCGGCTTCGCAGCCTTCATGGCCCGCTATTGCGGCGTGGCCGACTGAGCGACCAACGAAGCAGAAAATGGGAGACTAAAAACATGCTGATGAAGAAATGGATTGCCGTCTTGGCCGGCGGATTGATGCTCGCCGCCGGCGCGGCTCACGCACAGACGGTCGGACCGCAGGGCGAGACCGCCACCCCGAGTTCCGGCCTGACGCTGAGCGATGCCGACATCGCGGCGCTGAAGGACAAGGGCTATAAGGCGGCCCTGTTGTGGCACACCTCTTCCGACTTCACCAATGCGGTGACCGCCGGCGCCACCGACGAGTTCGCCCGCGCCGGCATCTCGATCGCGGTCAAGACCGATGCGCAGTTCGACGCCGCCCGCCAGCGCAGCGACATCGAGACCGCGCTTGCCGCCAAGCCGAACGTCATCCTGGCCCTGCCGCTCGACCCCGTCACCTCCGCTGAGGCCTTCCGCCAAGCGGTCAAGGACGGCGTCAAGCTGGTGTTCCTGTCCAACCTGCCCAAGGATTACAAGCAAGGCACGGACTACGCCTCGATCGTCACCGACGATCTCTACCAGATGGGCAAGCAGGCGGCCGACGCCATGGCCAAGGCCATCGGCGGCAAGGGCAAGGTCGGCTACATCTTCCACGACGCCAACTATTACGTCACCAACCAGCGCGACCAGTCCTTCAAGAAGACTATCGAGAAGGACTACCCCGATATCAAGATCGTCGCCGAACAGGGCATTTCCGACCCCGCCCGCGCCGAAGAACTGGCCAATGCCATGCTGCTGCAGCATCCCGATCTCGACGGCATCTACGTGACCTGGGCCGAGCCGGCCGACGGCGTGCTTTCCGCGCTGCGCGGCGCCGGCAACACCCACACCAAGATCGTCACGCTCGACCTCGCCGAGCCTGTCGCGCTCGACATGGTCAAGGGCGGCAATGTCGCCGCACTTGTCGCCGACAAGGCCTATGAGCTCGGCCGCGCCATGGCCGCCTCCGGCATGAAGTCGCTGCTTGCCCAGCAGACGCCGGCCTTCGTCGTCGCGCCGGCGCTGACGGTGACCAAGGAGAACGTCTCCCAGGGCTGGAAGGATTCGCTCAACCGCGACGCGCCGCAGTCGGTGCTCGACGCGGCAAAGTGAAGCCGACGCCCCGGCCCGGCTTGCCGGGCCGGGGTTCTCTTCCTGAACAAAAAGGGGAACCGACATGCGCAAAGCATTTGGTATCATGACCGTATTGGCGAGCCTGTTCGCCGCTCACGCCTTCGCCGCCGAAGGCGTTACCACCGGCCCGAACGGCGAGAAGCCGGTTCCGGCGGCCTCGCTGACGCTGACGGCGGCGCAGGAGCAGCAGATCAAGGACGGCAAGTTCACCGCGGCCCTCGTCTGGCATGAGATGAGCGAGTACACCAACGCCGTCAACGCAGGCGCGCGCGACGAGTTCAAGCGTCTCGGCATCGAGGTGGTGGCACAGACCGACGCCGGTTTCGACGCCGCTCGCCAGAAGGCCGATGTCGAGACGGTGATGGCCAAGAAGCCGTCGATCATCCTGTCGCTGCCGGTCGACCCGGCGACCGCGGCTTCCGTCTACGATCCGGCCCGCCAGGCCGGCGTCAAGCTCGGCTTCGTCGACAATTGCCCGGCCGGCTACAAGCAGGGCACGGACTACGTCACGATCGTCTCCGACGACCTTTTCCAGATGGGCAACAAGGCCGGCATCGCCATGGCCGAGGCGCTCGGCAAGAAGGGCAAGGTCGGCTACATCTTCCACGACGCCGATTTCTACGTCACCAACCAGCGCGACGGCGCCTTCAAGAAGACCATCGAGCAGGACTACCCTGACATGAAGATCGCCGCCGAGGCCGGCATGGCCGATCCGGCGCGCAGCGAGGATATCGCGCAGGCGATGATCACCCAGCACCCGGACCTTGACGGCATCTATGTCACCTGGGCCGAGCCGGCGCTCAGCGTGCTCTCCGCGCTGCGCGCCGCCGGCAACACGCACACCAAGATCGTCACGCTCGACCTCAACGAACCGGCCGCGCTCGACATGGTCAAGGGCGGCAACATCGCCGCCCTCGTCGCCGACGAGGCCTATTCCATCGGCGTGACGCTGGCGCGCGCCTCGGCGGGTTCCCTGGTCGGCCTGAAGGCCGAGCCCTTCTACGCGGTCGATTCCATCGCCGTCACCAAGGAGACGGTGAAGGACGGCTGGAAGAAGTCGCTCAACAAGGATGTGCCCGCGACCATCGCGGACGCCATGAAGTAAACGGCGTGACAGGCTGCGAAGCACGCACCATCGGAGATCGAACATGACCAGCGCCAATACCGGCACCGAGGTGGGCAGCTTCGCCAGCCGCTTCAATCTGCAACAATATGTCGTCTATCTGGGCTTCCTGGCGATCTTCCTGTTCTTCGCCTTCATGCTGAGGGACAGCGGCTTCCTCACCGTCCGCAACCTCTCCAACATCGTGCTGCAGACGGCGCCGGTGACGATCATGGCGATAGGCCTCGTCTTCGTCATGTCGGCCGGCGAGATCGACCTTTCGATCGGCTCGATTGTTGCCGTATCGGCGCTCGCCGCCGCAGTCACCATCGCCTCCTACGGGATGGCGGCGGGTATCGTCGCCGGCTTGGGCGCCGGTATCCTGATCGGCCTCATCAACGGCGCGCTGGTTGCCTATGTCAGGCTGCCGTCCTTCCTGGTGACGCTGGCGACCATGGGCCTGTTCGCCGGCGTCTCGCGCTCGATGACCGATCTGCGCTCGATCTCGGTCACCAACGAGGCCTTCACCGGTTTCTTCGGCTCCGGTTCGCTGCTCGGCGTGCCGTCGCTGATCTGGTGGACGGTGATCGCCATCGCCGCCGGCCATCTCGTCTACCGCGAGACGCGTTTCGGCGCGCATGTGCTTGCGACCGGTGACAATGCCCGCGCTGCAAGCGTTTCAGGCATCAGCGTGCCGAAGATCAGGCTCGCCGTGCTCACCATCAGCGGGGGGCTCGCGGGGCTTGCCGGACTGCTCTACGCAGGCCGCCTGCAAGCGGCGAAATACACGCTTGGCGAGACGGATCTGATGACGGTCATCGCCGCCGTCATCGTCGGCGGCACGCTGCTCAATGGCGGCAAGGGCTCGATCGTCGGCGCCCTCGTCGGCTCGCTGATGATGGGCATGCTGAACAACGGGCTGATCCTGATGGGCCTTTCGGTATCCGACCAGATGATCGTGCGCGGCCTGATCATCCTCACCGCGGTCGCCGTGTCGCTGCGCGACAAATCCCGCTGAAGGAGCCCCTTCCATGTTTCTCGACGTTCTGCGCCGCCGCAACCCCGCTTTCATCGAAGCGGCGATCGGCCTGCACCAGCAGGGCAAGCTGCCGGCCAATGCCTATGTGCTCGATCTCGACACGGTCGAGCGCAATGCAAAGATCCTCAAGCAGGAAGCCGATCGGCTCGGCCTGAAGATCTTCGCCATGACCAAGCAGGTCGGCCGCTCGAGTTCCTTCTGCAAGGCGGTGACGCGCGGCGGCATCGAACGCGCGGTCGCCGTCGACATGGCCTGCGCGCGCGCCACGCACAAGGCTGGCATGAAGCTCGGCCATCTCGGCCATCTGCAGCAGATCGCGAAATTCGAAGCGGATGCGGCGGCAAGGACCTTCAAGCCGGACTACTGGACCGTCTTCAACGACATCAAGGCCGAGGAAGCCGGCAGGAGCGCCAAGGCGGCCGGCTATGTCCAGGACCTGCTTGCCCGCATCGCCGCCGAAGGCGACATTTTCTACCGCGGCCATGAAGGCGGCTTCGACGCCGGCGAGATTGTCGCCGTCGCCGACCGGCTCGATGCCGTTCCGGGCGGCCGCTTCTCCGGCATCACCACCTTCCCTGCCCTGCTCTTCGACCATGCCGCGCGAAAAGTGCTGCCGACACCCAATCTGGCGACGCTGAGCAAGGCGGCCGAGGCGCTCGCCAAGGCGGGTCGCAGCGGGATCGAAATCAATGCGCCGGGCACGACGTCGAGCGTCATGCTGGCCGCGCTGGCGCAAGCCGGCGCCACGCAATGCGAACCCGGCAACGGTCTGCACGGCACCACGGCGCTGCATGTCATGGAAGACCTGCCGGAGCTGCCTGCCGTGCTCTACCTCACCGAAGTGTCGCATCTGTCGGGCGGCAAGGCCTATTGCTTCGGCGGCGGCTTCTATATCGATCCGATCTTCCCGGACTATGACGTCAAGGCGATCGTCTCGGCCGAGCCGACCACCTCCGCGTCGGCGCTCAGGAGCGTCGAAGTGCCGCCGCCCTCGGCGATCGACTACTACGCCATGATCGACGCTGCCGGCGCCAACGCGCCGAGGCCTGGCGACAGCGCCGTCTTCGGCTTCCGCGGCCAGGCCTTCGTCACCCGCGCCTATGTCGCCGGCGTCTCCGGTATCTCGAAGGGCAAGCCGGTGGTCGAAACCATCGAGAACGGTTTCGGCGAGCCCTATGCCTGGCCGGTTTAGGAGTGAGAGATGAGCGCCCCCATCCTTCAGCTTCAGGACATCCGCAAGAACTTCGGCGGCCTCACCGCGATAGAGAATTTCTCGCTGGAGGTCTTTCCGGGCGAGATCGTCGCGCTTGTCGGAGACAACGGCGCCGGCAAGTCGACGCTGGTCAAGATCATCTCCGGCGTGCACACGCCCTCCTCCGGCACGATCACCATCGAGGGCAAGCCGGTGACGATGTCGAACGCCACCATGGGGCGCGCGCACGGCATCGAGGTGGTCTATCAGGATCTCGCTTTGGCCGACCAGCAGACCGTCTACATGAACATGTTCCTCGGCCGCGAGCCGCTGAACCGCTTCGGCCTGCTCGACCGCCGCCGCATGATCGCCGAGACGGAGAAACTGGTGAAGGAGCTCGACGTGCGCATCCCTTCTGCGCACGCCACCATCCGCGACCTCTCCGGCGGTCAGCGCCAGGGCGTCGCGATCGCCAGGGCGACGCACTGGGCGAGCAAGCTGATCCTGCTCGACGAGCCGACAGCCGCGCTCGGCGTCGCCGAAACGGCCAAGGTGGAAGCGATCGTTCAGTCGCTCAAGCAGCGCAATGTCGGCATCCTGATCATCAGCCACAGCCTCGACCAGGTGTTCAAGCTATCGGACCGCATCTGCGTCTTGAGGCGCGGCAAGCAGATCGGCGTGCGCGAGACCAGAAAGACCGACAAGAACGAGATCATCGCGATGATCACGGGACTGCAGCAGCAGTAGCCGGATAGAGCAATTCCAGGAAAAGTGCGCAGCGGTTTTCCGTCCGGAATTGCGTGGAAACAAAAGGTTGGCGCCTGGCTCAGGCGACGAGGTTGCGGCTGACCGTTGGCGCGGCGGGCTCGACGAAATTGGCTTTCAGCCAGGCCAGCGCGCTGGCGACATCCTCGATGGCGAAGCGGGCAGCCGTCTCGCCCTGCGGCTTGACGCGGATCGAGATCCCGCCGGCGGCATTGACCGTTTCGAAGCCGTTCTCGTCGGACGTGTCGTCGCCGAGGAACACCGGACGCCTGCCGGTGAAAGGATCGAGCTGCATGAAGCGCCGGATCGCGGCGCCCTTGGCGGCTTCGAGCGGCATCAGTTCGACTCCGGCATTGCCGGCGATCACGCGGTAGCCCTTCGGCAGCCGGCTGAGGGCCGCCTCTACCAGCTCCGTCGCCCGCGCCAGAAGCTGCGGCGCGGCTCTCGTGTGGATGGCGAGCACCGGCCCCTTGCGCTCGACATAGACGGCCTTGCTTGCCAGCTCCAGTTCGATCTCGTCGGCAAGTGCCGCCATATCCGCCGGCTCGTCCGCGGCCTCAATCGGCCCGTCCGGCACAAGTCTATGCTCCAGCCCGTAGAGGCCGGCGATCCGCAGTTTCAACGGGTCGAACAGATGGTCGACGGCTGCTATCGAGCGCCCGGTGATGAAGGCGAGCGCGCCGTCGAGTCGCTGCTCGATCCTCTCCAGGAGAAGGCGCAGCTCCTCGCTGACCGAGACGGCGTCGGGATGCGCCGCGTGCTCCAGCAACGTGCCGTCGATGTCGAGGAAAAGCGCCCAGCGGCCTTCGGGAAGCGCCGGGGTAAGGTCTGCCTGGATATTCATCGGAACCCGACTGCCTGCTTGCGTTCGAACATGGAGACGACATTGTCGCCGGTGGGGCCTGCCGGCCGGTCGTATAGAGCGGTGACCCTGTCGAGGTCGCCGCGTTTCCTCAGCCGCGCCGCGTCGAGCAGCATGCTGCCGGCCCAGCGATACACATTGTTGTCGCGCACGATCTCGCGCATGCGCCGCATGCGCTCGCGCTGCTCATCCGGCCCCATGTTAAGCGCCTGCAGCATCGCCTCGCTCATCATGGCCGCGTCGTAAGGATTGACGATCAGCGCCTCCAGCAGCTCGCGCGAGGCGCCGGCGAAGGTGCTGAGCAAAAGCACGCCCTGTTCGTCGTCGCGCGACGCGACGAACTCCTTGGCGACGAGGTTCATGCCGTCATGCAGGCTGGTGACCAGGCAGATGTCGGCGGCGCGATAGAGTTCATAGACCGCCGCCTGCGAATGATGCTCGGCCACCATGACGACCGGCCGGTAGGTTTCGCTGCCGTAGCGCTGGTTGAGCTTCTCGGCGCAGCGCAGACATTCCTCATGCAGCTGTCTGTAGGCTGGCAGCGTGCCCCGGCTCGGCGCCGCGACCTGCAGGAACACGACCTTGCCCACCATTTCGGGATGCCGAATGAACAGCTCCTCGAGCGCGTGGAAGCGATCGAGGATGCCCTTGGTGTAGTCGAGGCGCTCGACGCCTACGCACAGCTTGGCGCCGGCTGGGATCCTGAACCGCTTGCGCACGCGCAGCCGGCACTCCTCGACGCTGGGCAGCGCGTTCAGGAGCTCGACCGGCCATTCGATCGATATCGGATAGGAATGCACCAGCGTCACCTGGCCGCCGTAGGAAATGGCGGCATCGGCACGCTCGATACGGCTTTCCATGAAGCGGTCGACGCTCTCGGTGAAGTTGTTGGCGTGGAACTGGGTGTGGAAGCCCACGATCGAACTGCCAAGCAGGCCGTCCAGGATGCGTTCGCGCCAAGGACAGATGCTGAACACTTCCGAGTTCGGCCAGGGGATGTGCCAGAAGGTGATGACGATTGCCTCGGGCAGACGCTCGCGGATCATGCGCGGCAGAAGCGCGAAGTGATAGTCTTGCACGAGCACGATCGGCCGCTCGTTGCGAGCCTCGGCAACCACCGTCTCTGCGAATTTGCGGTTGACGGCTTCATAGGCCTCCCAGTCCGACTCGCGAAAGATCGGCCGCGTGAAGGCGATATGGCAGAGCGGCCACAGGCCCTCATTGGCAAAGCCCAGATAGTAGCCTTGGTACTCGTCGTCGCTCAACCAGACTCGCCGCAACGTATACGAGGGATGGCCAGGCGGCACCTGCACACGGTCGTTTCCGTCAACGACCGTCCGATCGGCGCTGCCGCCGCCATAGGCGATCCAGGTGCCGGCGCAGGCGCGTGTGATCGGCTCCAGCGCGGAAACCAACCCGCTCGCCGGCACGACAAGCTCGACGCCGCCATCCTTCGTCTCGTTGTGGATATAGGGTTCGCGATTGGAGACGACGATCACCTGCGCATCCGGCAGTTCGTCGGCTAGGATCTTGCGCAAGGTTTCCGGCGACCAGCTTACGAGAGCCGCATCGACGGACTGCCCGTTCTTCTCGAACTCGCGCAGCACCTTGCGCGCGGCTTCGGTGGCAAAATCGTCGCCGGAACCCGGCATGGCCGATGCCCTCGGATGATTGCGGCGGTATCGGGATATGGAAATGAAAATCGCTAGTGCGGACAAACCGAGGCTTGCGAGAATAAGGACCAGTAAAAGGTCGACGCCATATTGTGTCATTGAAATGCCAGGTTGCCTCCGGCCATCCATTCATTGTTTTTGTTGGTGCCGGCCGCGGACGGGCAAGCCGGGTCAAGTCTGGAACGCGCAAGCCTGCGATCAGTTCCGACATTTTCCGATTGTTGAACACGCGGTTGCGGCGCTTTGTTTACGTGCGCACGATGAGCGGCACCTGGCCCTCGTGCCGGTCGGGCAAGAAGGCTGCAACGCGGTCGCCGACCCGCTGGAAGGTGAGATCTACCGCTTTGTCGCCGACCGTCAGATGCCGGAGCGTGAGCGTGTCGATGCCGATCGGGAGCCTTGGCCGCGAGACATGCAATTCGCCCGCCCAGCCATCGATTTCGAGCCCGAGACAGGCCTGCATCAGCATGAAGGTGGAGCCGGCCGACCAGGCCTGCGGGAGGCACGCCACGGGATAGGCGATCGGCGCTTCGCCCGGAGCCCGGGCGAACCCGCAGAACAGCTCGGGCAGACGCATGTTGAAATGCACGGCCGACTCGAACATGCCGCTCATCAGCCGCACCACGCTGTCGCGTTCGCCGTAGCGTGCGAGGCCGACGCCGCAGAGCGCCGTGTCATGCGGCCAGATCGAGCCGTTGTGGTAGGACATCGGATTGAAGAACACCGCATCGTCGGCGAGCGTCCTGAGCCCCCAGCCGGAATGGAAGGACGCCGACAGCAACTGGTCGGCAACCAGCTTGGCGCGCTCTGGCTGCGGCAGCCCGACGAAAAGCAGGTGTCCTGCATTCGATGTGCGCACCTTGCACGGCTTGCCCTCGCCATCGATGGCCAGAGCATAGAAATTCATGTCGTCCTGCCAGAAATCCCGCTCCACCGCGACCCGCATTTCCTCGGCGCGGTTCTCCCAGTGCTCGGCGTCGGCGAATTCACCGCGGCGGCGTGCGAGCGCCGCCATGCCGCGGAAAGCGGCGAAGACATAGCCCTGCACCTCGACCAGCGCTATCGGTCCCTTGGGGATGCGGCCGTCGGCGTGGAACACCGAATCGAAACTGTCCTTCCAGCCCTGATTGGCAAGGCCCGACTCGGCGGCGCGCTGGTAGGTGACGAAACCGGTCGCGCGGCTCGCCTCCTCAGTCCATTCGGCGGCGGCCTTCAGCGAAGGCCAGAGCCTGTCGATGAAGGCCATGTCGCCGGTGCGGTCGGCATAGGCGGAAGCCAGATGGATATAGAGCGGCGTGGTGTCGACGCCGCCATAATAGCGGCCGAATGGAAGCTCGCGCAGCGCGGCCATCTCGCCCTTGCGCGTCTCATGCATGATCTTGCCGGGCTGGGAATCCGAAAAAGGCGACGTTTCGGTCGCCTGGTGCTCGGCCAGAAAAGCCAGCACGCCCCGCGCCAGGCCGGGATTGAGCCAGAGCATCTGCAGGCTCGAGATCACGCCGTCGCGGCCGAATGCCGTCGAGAACCAGGGGATGCCGGCATAAGGATAGGGCCCGGTCGGGAGCTCCGTGGTAAGCAGCGCCACATCGGCGCGGGCGCGCTCGACCCAGTCGTTGAAGACGCGGCCCGAGCTGTGCACCGTGGCGCCATGTCTGCGCTTGGCGCGCATGCCGAAGCGGGCCCGCGCCGCCGCGGCGCGGAAACGGTCGCGATTGGGAGCCTCCGAAGCTTCCGGGCCGACTTCGACATACAGTACCTTGCTGCTGCGCTTGGTCACCGCGATCAGGAAGTCGGCGCGGTTGTCGCTTAGTTTGTCGGGAGCTTGCGAAAAGGAGATTGCCGACAGGCGCGGCAGCCCGTCGAGACCGTCATAGCCGAGCATGACGGACTCCTTGTCGGTCTTTGCCAGATGCGTCGTGCCGCGCTTCGCCCGCGTCGAGCCGCGCACCTCGAACATGTCACGGAAGTCGGCTGCAAAATGCAGCGAGACGGTGATGGTCGAATGCTCGCGGCTGTAATTGGAAAGCGTGATGCGCTCGAACAGCCTGTCCTGCCACAACAGCCTGACGCGTTCGATATGGATAGCCCCCTGGGGAATATCGCGGCCGGCCGCGCTCTGGATCGGCAGGTTGGTGAGGTTGGACGTGAACAGCACATTGTCCTGGCTGAGCGAGGCGCCGAGCAGCGACATCTGCCTGCCGCCGATGGTCAGCCGGAATTCGGACAGCACGCGCGTGTCGTCGCGAAAGAAGCCGTCGCCCGATCCTCTGATGTCACCATAGGCGTCGGCCACCGCGAAGCAATCGCCCTGCTTCAGGGCAAAAAGCCGGTGCGGTTCCCGCGGCGCCGTTTCGTCGAGCGATGAAAGGGCCACGGCGGGATCGAGCTTGCGCTCGTCGAGCTCCGTCATTCGTCACCTCTTTGTTTGCCCCGCCCTAGAGCATGATGCCGAGTGTGAAGCGGCCTTCGGACGTTATCATGCTCTATCTCTTTGATTTAGGGCCGGATTCAGATTTCGGGTCGAGCAGGCCTGAAATCACCCGGCTCCAGGTATCAAGATCAGGAGGCCTTGGCCTCCGGCGTGCCGGTCAGACGCATATAGGCAGCAAGATAATCGCGCGCCATTCTTGTCGCCGAGAACCTTTTCTCGAAGACCGCCCTCACCTGCCGCCGATCCAGATCGAGGAGGGCGGGCATCGACGCGACCGCATCCTCTACGCTGTCCACGACGAAGCCGGTGACGCCATTGTCGACGATCTCCGGCAGGGCGCCCTGGCTCCAGGCAATCACCGGCGTGCCGCAGGCCATCGCCTCGATCGCGACGAGGCCGAACGGTTCCGGCCAGTCGATGGGGAACAAAAGGCCCGCCGCATTGCCGAGAAACCCGGCCTTCTCGTCTTCCGTGATCTCGCCGACATAGTCGACGCGGTCGCCATCGATCAGCGCCTCGATGTTGTCGCGGAAATAGGCGCGGTCGTCATCGCCGATCTTGGCCGCCAGCTTCAGCTTCAAGCCGGACCGGCGCGCGATCTCGATGGCGCGGTCCGGCCGCTTGTCGCGCGACAGGCGTCCGAGGAAGGCGAGATATGGTTCTTCCGCTCGCGGTTCATAAGTCGGCTGGTAGGCGTCGAGCGGCAGTCCGTGATGGATCGTTGCGAGCCAGTTCGCATCCGGCAGGCCGCGCTTCTGGCTGTGCGAGATCGAGATCATCGGGAACCGCGGGAAGCGTTTGTAGGCCGGCGCCAGATCCACATAGTCGAGCCGGCCATGCGGGGTCGTCACCGTCCGCCCCGCCATCTCCTCGAAGAACGGAAAATGCAGGAAGTGGCTAAGATGGAAATGGATGACGTCGAACTCTTGGGCGCGCTCGCGCACCTCGGCAAGCATCGCCAGATGCGCTGCGATCTCCGATTTCTTCGGCCGCGGGTCGAGGCGTATTGCCTGGTCGCGTCCAGGCACCAGCCTGGCTGACGTTTCGCTGTCGCCGCTGGCGAACAAAGTCACATCATGTCCGAGCCCGACCAGCGCTTCGGTGATATAGAAAACGATCCTCTCCGTCCCGCCATAGAGTTTCGGTGGCACGGATTCGTAGAGCGGCGCGACATGGGCTATGCGCATCGGTTCCCTCGGCTGCTGACGCGAGGCAAAATGCGTCAGCAGCCAGATCGTTCCTGCCCAATCGAGCACAAGCGCTGTTGATATCCGTTCGACAAGGGTGACAAGTCGGCCAGAGGCTTTCAACCCTGAAGCGCTCCGAGCCCGATGCCGAGCGCCAACCAATTAAATCAACTTGATTTTCTAAAGTAGCAATCTACAATTTCGGTGACTGGCAACGACCGCATGACTCTCAAGAAAGCCATCTCCGGCACAAATCTCGAGCAGGCCAAATCGCACAACCGGCGTGTGGTGATCGAAACGATCCGCACCAACGGCGCGCTGTCGCGGGCGGCGATCGCCAGGTTGACGGCGCTGTCGTCGCAGACCATCTCCAACATCGTCGAGGAACTGGAAGCGGCCGGGTTGCTGCGCCCTGAAGCAACGCTGAAAGGCGCGCGCGGCCAACCTGCCGTCCCCTACTCCATCAACCCCGACGGCGGCTATTCGATCGGCCTGCAGCTCGACCATCAGCTTGCCGTCGGCGTCGTCACCGATCTCTCCGGCACCATGCGCGCGCGCATCGAGAAAAATGTCGACCGGCCGACTCCCACAGAGGCCATGCCGCTGCTTGCCGCGATCTCAAGCGACCTGATCGCAACCTGCCGGCTCGATCGGAAACGACTGCTCGGCATCGGCATGGCGATGCCCGGGCCGTTCGGCGTCGAAGGCATGACGTCGGTCGGTCCGACGGCCCTTCCCGGCTGGCAGGATTTTCCGGTGGCCGACGAACTGGAACGGCTGACCGGTATCGCCGTCACGGTCGAGAATGACGCCACCGCGGCGGCCATAGGCGAGCGGCTTTACGGCGTTGCCCGCAAGCTCGGCAGCTTCGTCTACCTTTTCATCGGCACGGGCCTCGGCGCCGGGCTGTTCCTCGACGGCCATCTCTACAAGGGAAGCCGTCACAATGCCG
It contains:
- the otsB gene encoding trehalose-phosphatase gives rise to the protein MNIQADLTPALPEGRWALFLDIDGTLLEHAAHPDAVSVSEELRLLLERIEQRLDGALAFITGRSIAAVDHLFDPLKLRIAGLYGLEHRLVPDGPIEAADEPADMAALADEIELELASKAVYVERKGPVLAIHTRAAPQLLARATELVEAALSRLPKGYRVIAGNAGVELMPLEAAKGAAIRRFMQLDPFTGRRPVFLGDDTSDENGFETVNAAGGISIRVKPQGETAARFAIEDVASALAWLKANFVEPAAPTVSRNLVA
- a CDS encoding alpha,alpha-trehalose-phosphate synthase (UDP-forming) is translated as MTQYGVDLLLVLILASLGLSALAIFISISRYRRNHPRASAMPGSGDDFATEAARKVLREFEKNGQSVDAALVSWSPETLRKILADELPDAQVIVVSNREPYIHNETKDGGVELVVPASGLVSALEPITRACAGTWIAYGGGSADRTVVDGNDRVQVPPGHPSYTLRRVWLSDDEYQGYYLGFANEGLWPLCHIAFTRPIFRESDWEAYEAVNRKFAETVVAEARNERPIVLVQDYHFALLPRMIRERLPEAIVITFWHIPWPNSEVFSICPWRERILDGLLGSSIVGFHTQFHANNFTESVDRFMESRIERADAAISYGGQVTLVHSYPISIEWPVELLNALPSVEECRLRVRKRFRIPAGAKLCVGVERLDYTKGILDRFHALEELFIRHPEMVGKVVFLQVAAPSRGTLPAYRQLHEECLRCAEKLNQRYGSETYRPVVMVAEHHSQAAVYELYRAADICLVTSLHDGMNLVAKEFVASRDDEQGVLLLSTFAGASRELLEALIVNPYDAAMMSEAMLQALNMGPDEQRERMRRMREIVRDNNVYRWAGSMLLDAARLRKRGDLDRVTALYDRPAGPTGDNVVSMFERKQAVGFR
- a CDS encoding amylo-alpha-1,6-glucosidase codes for the protein MTELDERKLDPAVALSSLDETAPREPHRLFALKQGDCFAVADAYGDIRGSGDGFFRDDTRVLSEFRLTIGGRQMSLLGASLSQDNVLFTSNLTNLPIQSAAGRDIPQGAIHIERVRLLWQDRLFERITLSNYSREHSTITVSLHFAADFRDMFEVRGSTRAKRGTTHLAKTDKESVMLGYDGLDGLPRLSAISFSQAPDKLSDNRADFLIAVTKRSSKVLYVEVGPEASEAPNRDRFRAAAARARFGMRAKRRHGATVHSSGRVFNDWVERARADVALLTTELPTGPYPYAGIPWFSTAFGRDGVISSLQMLWLNPGLARGVLAFLAEHQATETSPFSDSQPGKIMHETRKGEMAALRELPFGRYYGGVDTTPLYIHLASAYADRTGDMAFIDRLWPSLKAAAEWTEEASRATGFVTYQRAAESGLANQGWKDSFDSVFHADGRIPKGPIALVEVQGYVFAAFRGMAALARRRGEFADAEHWENRAEEMRVAVERDFWQDDMNFYALAIDGEGKPCKVRTSNAGHLLFVGLPQPERAKLVADQLLSASFHSGWGLRTLADDAVFFNPMSYHNGSIWPHDTALCGVGLARYGERDSVVRLMSGMFESAVHFNMRLPELFCGFARAPGEAPIAYPVACLPQAWSAGSTFMLMQACLGLEIDGWAGELHVSRPRLPIGIDTLTLRHLTVGDKAVDLTFQRVGDRVAAFLPDRHEGQVPLIVRT
- a CDS encoding glycosyltransferase family 4 protein, producing the protein MRIAHVAPLYESVPPKLYGGTERIVFYITEALVGLGHDVTLFASGDSETSARLVPGRDQAIRLDPRPKKSEIAAHLAMLAEVRERAQEFDVIHFHLSHFLHFPFFEEMAGRTVTTPHGRLDYVDLAPAYKRFPRFPMISISHSQKRGLPDANWLATIHHGLPLDAYQPTYEPRAEEPYLAFLGRLSRDKRPDRAIEIARRSGLKLKLAAKIGDDDRAYFRDNIEALIDGDRVDYVGEITEDEKAGFLGNAAGLLFPIDWPEPFGLVAIEAMACGTPVIAWSQGALPEIVDNGVTGFVVDSVEDAVASMPALLDLDRRQVRAVFEKRFSATRMARDYLAAYMRLTGTPEAKAS